One Coffea arabica cultivar ET-39 chromosome 5e, Coffea Arabica ET-39 HiFi, whole genome shotgun sequence DNA segment encodes these proteins:
- the LOC113687736 gene encoding probable disease resistance protein At4g27220 yields MEALGNLAFDRGRKCYHLRDNLRSLETKLQRLSNRKIDFESKVKVAERSGTKKRKREVENWFEEVAKIENEFVALKTRVEQGNLLKNAFSSGDGVEKMDEIVEQLMVQSDSDHFAELCLEASESRGEPRVTTELFGKMFCKGLETIPAWLDTNEILRIGIWGMGGVGKTTLAEHIHNHLLENTQFKVYWISVSQDFSIEKLQGDIAKRLRLDLSNVDDEGARARRLRDAFEKMEEMVVLILDDVWEDFGLDRLGIPLDARNCRLILTTRSKEVCNRMQCHSNFELKTLDTEEAWGLFERTLGSETSLDGGLKDIAKSIMERCDGLPLGIVTVAGSMRGLRDIYEWRNALEDLKACSIGHDKMEKKVFRILEWSFNRLNKCEKNCFLYCCLYPEDSDIKREKLIDLLIWAELMSKRDSRSKAFDEGQTILNKLIRVCLLEETKDSKGDDCVKMHDLVRDMALRITNGNSTPESSRDDVPRFLVKSLGWRRSKVILEQEEWTQDLRAVSFCSKNFKGIEIPPAWSPNCPKLSTLLLSRVFLKEIPDSFFQHMCALKVLNLQGCKGITELPNCVSDMVNLTALILGHCADLMSVPPLGKLKQLRELNLSKTKIQDLPQGWESLVNLERLNLDECRTLSLKILPKGTFSQFHRLQLLILPPFGKVQVNDPEVLNQLEGFIGCLSFTDFYKITRWPKYYNVYINDILTKSRGYMYYQKQLYFHQCKLGRGSNYLPDDMKSLRIQDCEGMGIRCLSDAFRNFINLSHLFALYIVDSVGIEFLWQLSPASPHDQLEVSSLSPLCHLERLGLSRLPNLVGLFYGGSGPYLLPVGTFSSLKIMWIHECHNMKQLFTVQLLQTLQNLGNLNVKDCEGLEEIAADGYGVGQEGGEGIQLASSEATATVILPKLRRLTLNRLPQLKNICKAAMICNSIKEIVKR; encoded by the coding sequence ATGGAGGCACTTGGGAATTTGGCATTCGACAGAGGAAGGAAGTGTTACCATTTGCGTGATAATCTAAGGTCGCTCGAAACGAAGTTGCAAAGATTAAGCAACAGGAAAATTGACTTCGAGTCGAAAGTGAAAGTTGCAGAAAGATCAGgtactaagaaaaggaaaagggaggtTGAGAATTGGTTTGAGGAGGTAGCAAAAATAGAGAATGAATTCGTTGCATTGAAAACGAGGGTAGAACAGGGTAATCTTCTAAAAAATGCATTTAGCAGTGGGGATGGAGTGGAGAAAATGGACGAGATTGTAGAGCAACTGATGGTGCAAAGTGATAGTGATCATTTTGCTGAGCTTTGCCTTGAGGCTTCTGAGAGCAGAGGTGAGCCACGAGTGACAACAGAATTATTTGGGAAAATGTTTTGCAAAGGTCTGGAAACAATCCCGGCATGGTTGGACACCAATGAGATCTTAAGGATTGGGATATGGGGGATGGGAGGTGTGGGTAAGACTACTTTGGCGGAACACATCCATAATCATCTCCTTGAGAATACTCAATTCAAGGTTTATTGGATTTCTGTCTCTCAAGATTTTAGCATCGAAAAGCTGCAAGGTGACATTGCTAAACGCCTAAGGCTTGATCTGTCAAACGTGGATGATGAAGGAGCAAGGGCACGTAGGTTGCGTGACGCATTCGAGAAAATGGAGGAAATGGTAGTGCTCATATTGGATGATGTTTGGGAAGACTTTGGTTTAGACAGGTTAGGGATTCCTCTTGATGCAAGAAATTGCAGATTGATTTTGACTACACGCTCAAAAGAAGTGTGCAACCGGATGCAATGCCATAGCAATTTTGAGTTGAAAACCTTGGACACGGAGGAAGCTTGGGGTTTGTTCGAGCGTACACTTGGCAGCGAGACCTCGCTTGATGGAGGTTTGAAAGATATTGCCAAGTCCATCATGGAAAGGTGTGATGGTTTGCCTCTTGGTATTGTCACAGTGGCTGGGAGCATGAGAGGTTTGAGAGACATCTATGAATGGAGAAATGCATTGGAAGACTTGAAAGCATGTTCAATAGGGCACGACAAGATGGAAAAAAAGGTGTTTCGCATCCTGGAATGGAGTTTCAATCGCCTGAATAAATGTGAAAAGAATTGCTTCTTGTATTGCTGTCTTTATCCAGAAGATAGTGAtataaaaagggagaaactaaTAGACCTGTTAATTTGGGCAGAGCTGATGTCAAAACGGGACTCAAGGTCAAAAGCATTTGATGAAGGTCAAACGATATTAAACAAACTGATAAGAGTTTGCTTGCTGGAAGAAACAAAAGATTCCAAAGGGGATGACTGTGTAAAGATGCATGATTTGGTCAGAGATATGGCATTAAGGATCACAAATGGAAACTCCACACCAGAGAGCAGCAGAGATGATGTACCCCGATTCTTGGTGAAAAGCTTAGGATGGAGACGTTCAAAAGTAATACTGGAACAAGAAGAGTGGACACAAGATCTCCGTGCAGTTTCCTTCTgttcaaaaaatttcaaaggaatagAAATTCCACCAGCCTGGTCACCAAATTGTCCTAAGCTCTCCACCTTGCTTCTTTCTCGGGTTTTCCTAAAAGAAATCCCAGATTCGTTCTTTCAGCACATGTGTGCACTTAAAGTTCTGAATCTACAAGGGTGCAAAGGTATAACAGAGTTGCCTAATTGTGTTTCAGACATGGTGAATCTCACTGCTTTGATTTTGGGACATTGTGCAGACCTCATGTCTGTGCCACCACTGGGAAAACTCAAGCAATTGAGGGAATTGAATCTTTCCAAAACTAAGATTCAGGATTTACCTCAAGGTTGGGAGTCACTGGTCAATCTCGAAAGGCTTAATTTGGACGAGTGTCGGACTTTAAGTTTAAAGATATTACCAAAAGGGACATTTTCCCAATTCCACCGTCTTCAACTGCTAATATTGCCACCCTTTGGTAAGGTACAAGTTAATGATCCGGAAGTGCTGAACCAATTAGAAGGTTTCATAGGATGTTTGTCTTTTACGGACTTCTACAAAATTACTCGGTGGCCAAAATACTATAATGTTTATATCAATGACATCTTAACTAAGAGTCGGGGTTATATGTATTACCAGAAACAACTGTATTTCCATCAGTGCAAGCTTGGTAGAGGATCGAACTATCTGCCAGATGATATGAAAAGTCTGAGAATCCAGGATTGTGAGGGCATGGGCATTAGGTGCTTGTCAGATGCTTTTaggaattttataaatttaagcCACTTATTTGCATTGTATATTGTTGATTCAGTTGGAATAGAGTTCCTCTGGCAATTGTCCCCTGCTTCTCCACATGATCAGTTGGAAGTCTCGTCTCTTAGTCCACTCTGTCATCTCGAACGGCTAGGGCTCTCCAGGTTACCAAACCTGGTTGGTCTTTTTTACGGAGGATCAGGACCATATTTGCTTCCTGTTGGCACCTTTTCTTCCCTCAAAATAATGTGGATTCATGAATGTCACAACATGAAGCAGCTATTCACAGTGCAGTTGTTGCAGACCCTTCAAAATCTTGGAAATTTAAACGTTAAAGACTGTGAAGGATTGGAGGAGATAGCAGCAGATGGCTATGGAGTAGGGCAAGAAGGAGGAGAAGGCATCCAATTGGCTTCAAGTGAAGCCACCGCCACTGTCATCCTTCCAAAATTAAGGAGATTGACTCTGAATAGGCTGCCGCAACTGAAGAACATTTGCAAGGCAGCCATGATATGCAATTCCATTAAGGAGATTGTGAAAAGATAA
- the LOC113743367 gene encoding uncharacterized GPI-anchored protein At1g61900-like → MKEVVPELILLHLLLLNIYVPLSMIGSNESIGSSDAVLKRHFISSLYVSPSTDLQPLATPHAPSPLMPFTYNGLPNFSAESISSVIATDCWSSLAPYLANVVCCP, encoded by the exons ATGAAAGAAGTTGTGCCGGAATTGATTCTTCTTCATCTGCTCTTGCTTAATATCT ATGTGCCTTTGTCTATGATCGGTTCAAATGAATCCATAGGCAGTTCTGATGCAGTACTAAAAAGgcatttcatttcttctttatATGTCTCTCCAAGTACAGATCTTCAGCCTCTTGCAACACCACATGCACCTTCACCACTGATGCCTTTCACATATAACGGCTTGCCAAATTTTTCTG CTGAAAGTATATCAAGTGTGATAGCAACGGATTGCTGGTCTTCCCTAGCACCATATCTTGCAAATGTGGTTTGTTGTCCTTAA